The Trypanosoma brucei brucei TREU927 chromosome 9, whole genome shotgun sequence genome includes a window with the following:
- a CDS encoding hypothetical protein, conserved (GPI-Anchor Signal predicted for Tb09.211.1050 by DGPI v2.04, no cleavage site predicted) has product MSAAVPVSEGNGGVAAQNPLPSGELPSTTSLAQQPLSPVGTSPPSNALVTAPGTAGTSQNAMPVNTVDQTNRYNNNNEYANSYNTGMGYGGLGMGYGGLGMGYGGLGMGYGGLGMPGMYGGLGMGGLYGGLGMPGMYGMGMSEDFQRSQMTFMLVGRLLEMCGMFAGVIQMTFGSALQFMGNYIGMSQQYNKLKSGMYMDEAGRWVELPKGTDSSRESAVSGTRRRPSRHRKQEKQSHPIFGVLRRLLFLLLAVMLAKRITR; this is encoded by the coding sequence ATGTCGGCAGCAGTTCCTGTCAGTGAAGGAAATGGTGGAGTGGCCGCACAGAACCCGCTGCCAAGCGGTGAACTGCCGTCCACCACTTCACTAGCACAGCAACCCCTGAGCCCGGTGGGCACTTCACCACCTTCTAATGCTCTAGTCACGGCACCTGGAACAGCGGGTACTTCTCAAAATGCTATGCCAGTAAACACGGTGGATCAAACGAATCgctacaacaacaataatgaatATGCGAACAGCTACAACACTGGTATGGGCTACGGAGGCTTAGGAATGGGTTATGGGGGTCTCGGCATGGGCTACGGAGGCTTAGGAATGGGTTATGGAGGTCTCGGCATGCCTGGCATGTACGGAGGCTTAGGAATGGGTGGCTTATATGGTGGATTAGGTATGCCTGGTATGTACGGCATGGGGATGTCAGAAGACTTTCAGCGCAGTCAAATGACTTTCATGCTCGTAGGGCGTCTTTTGGAGATGTGCGGGATGTTTGCGGGTGTCATTCAAATGACGTTTGGGAGTGCGCTTCAGTTTATGGGAAATTACATTGGCATGAGTCAACAGTACAATAAACTGAAATCTGGTATGTATATGGACGAGGCGGGTAGATGGGTGGAGCTGCCAAAGGGCACCGACTCCAGCAGAGAAAGCGCTGTGTCAGGTACCCGCCGCAGACCCTCCAGGCACCggaaacaagaaaagcaaagccACCCAATTTTCGGTGTCCTGAGAAGATTACTATTTCTGCTGCTTGCAGTGATGCTGGCAAAAAGGATTACTCGTTAG
- a CDS encoding minichromosome maintenance complex subunit (similar to DNA replication licensing factor MCM7 (CDC47 homolog). (Swiss-Prot:Q61881) (Mus musculus;)) gives MQLRSFFVECCEPPQCMTELLSGEALPTRNLWTLDVDCMKLLAACPSVADLLFYHTTTLMDALRKICAEVCAKAGRHLNPSDLSPRLSHLPTVGTPPPSLPPQRGILVSVCGSIVRMNTKKVVPLVRKLKCFKCLETVELTSSPFDRSTKLKPHCANKECKGEELQQIGQVWMDYAECRLQQRHSESGRLPRTLLITLEDDLSKKCTVGQLVEVIGILFPKWRNTYPNALPIIEPTIWALNVNVMDSYRDGGSFNASAAAKRRHNGQVEESAFTPESFYSSFGKDKFGRGSALVNSVCPHLAGLFAPRMAVILATLGGTSTVGKTRMHVRSTIHCLFVGDSSTGKSQLLRCAALLAPRSTSTTGMGSTSAGLTVAASKEQGEWVLEPGALVLSDGGVCVIDELRTVSVGDRASLHEAMEQQTISVAKAGMVTKLRTCCSVISACNPPTRQNGTEIGVGGPLLSRFDFVFLLWDTPSPETDDRIATHILNYSQAGRLPDSVLSLDDVGRYLRWVHAHYSQNGGPLLTDGASRLIKAYYEMQQRRGAVPNLADCVPITIRLLESLVRVTQAYAKLHLERVCTEMDAAFTVFLFEQSAYSLKCPLEVLGPDVYTSSKCLEEYFLDLSPKGVEKQRTILQAITDTFSSCSSTLDSETTLENVPQDLAAGEWLSKLRAPHEKTPSPDRLVGKRSNSDSGTLEAALRSVKRLVAEVRTPREEPQTVICYPADSLSQLSAPPVSLPPARTPNRLRDAKEIMRSLSFNA, from the coding sequence GGTTTGCGCCAAAGCTGGGCGCCATCTTAACCCTAGTGATTTATCACCACGGCTTTCGCATCTTCCTACAGTGGGAACCCCGCCGCCCTCGCTGCCTCCCCAGCGCGGGATATTGGTTAGTGTTTGTGGATCAATTGTCCGGATGAATACAAAGAAGGTGGTACCGCTGGTGCGCAAGTTAAAGTGCTTCAAATGCCTTGAGACAGTGGAGTTGACCTCAAGCCCGTTTGACCGCTCAACAAAGTTGAAACCTCATTGTGCGAACAAAGAATGCAAAGGAGAGGAGTTGCAGCAGATTGGGCAGGTGTGGATGGACTACGCGGAGTGCCGACTGCAGCAGCGCCATAGCGAGAGTGGCCGACTTCCTCGCACGCTTCTTATAACGCTTGAAGATGACCTCTCGAAAAAATGTACTGTAGGTCAGTTGGTGGAGGTGATTGGTATTCTTTTCCCAAAATGGCGCAATACTTACCCAAATGCGTTGCCAATCATTGAACCCACCATTTGGGCGCTCAACGTTAACGTGATGGACTCCTACCGCGATGGCGGAAGTTTCAACGCGTCTGCGGCGGCAAAGCGGAGGCACAATGGACAGGTAGAAGAGTCCGCCTTTACACCCGAGTCCTTTTATTCCTCGTTCGGCAAAGACAAATTTGGTAGAGGGAGCGCGTTGGTGAATTCCGTTTGTCCACATTTGGCGGGACTCTTCGCTCCTCGCATGGCTGTTATTTTGGCGACTTTGGGTGGGACATCCACGGTTGGGAAGACGCGCATGCATGTCCGCTCCACAATCCATTGcctttttgttggtgatTCTTCCACAGGAAAATCACAGTTACTACGATGCGCAGCCCTTTTAGCCCCACGAAGCACTTCCACGACTGGCATGGGGAGCACTTCCGCTGGTCTCACGGTTGCGGCATCGAAAGAGCAAGGAGAGTGGGTATTGGAGCCTGGCGCTTTGGTATTGAGTGATGGGGGTGTTTGTGTTATTGACGAGCTTCGGaccgtttctgttggtgATAGGGCCTCCCTTCATGAAGCAATGGAGCAACAAACGATATCCGTGGCCAAAGCTGGAATGGTGACCAAACTGCGTACCTGCTGCTCTGTTATATCTGCTTGTAATCCCCCAACCCGTCAAAATGGGACCGAAATTGGTGTTGGTGGGCCACTGTTGAGCCGTTTCGACTTCGTCTTTCTTCTTTGGGACACCCCGTCACCCGAAACGGACGACCGTATCGCCACGCATATCCTCAACTATTCGCAAGCTGGAAGGTTGCCGGATTCGGTGCTGTCGCTCGATGATGTGGGTCGCTACTTGCGGTGGGTTCACGCACATTACTCCCAGAATGGGGGTCCGCTGCTCACCGACGGAGCCTCACGGCTTATCAAGGCGTACTATGAAATGCAGCAGCGCCGCGGCGCGGTGCCAAACCTTGCTGATTGTGTACCGATCACAATTCGCTTACTGGAATCTCTTGTTCGCGTAACGCAGGCGTACGCGAAACTGCACCTGGAGCGCGTTTGCACGGAAATGGACGCGGCATTTACGGTATTCCTTTTTGAACAAAGCGCATACAGTCTTAAATGTCCATTAGAAGTACTTGGACCAGATGTTTACACAAGCTCAAAGTGTTTGGAGGAGTATTTCCTCGATCTCAGTCCCAAGGGCGTGGAGAAGCAGCGCACAATCCTGCAAGCCATCACAGACACGTTTTccagttgcagcagcacccTTGATTCTGAGACAACGCTTGAAAATGTGCCGCAGGATTTGGCTGCCGGTGAGTGGCTCAGTAAGTTAAGGGCTCCTCATGAGAAAACGCCCTCCCCTGATCGTCTTGTGGGTAAACGAAGCAACTCAGATTCTGGTACACTTGAAGCTGCGTTGAGAAGCGTGAAGCGTTTGGTGGCTGAGGTGAGAACTCCGAGGGAAGAACCACAAACGGTGATATGTTATCCGGCTGATTCTTTATCTCAGCTCTCTGCCCCACCTGTTTCATTACCCCCCGCAAGGACACCAAACAGGCTTCGTGATGCCAAAGAAATCATGCGTAGTTTGTCGTTTAATGCATGA
- a CDS encoding tubulin--tyrosine ligase (similar to Tubulin tyrosine ligase-like protein 1(Swiss-Prot:O95922) (Homo sapiens)) → MAEPVLPPPRNVATFYPQALTSVQRGGAEDTDILTPETTYSSSESQRIVVGKFVPDPNDDDPSNPKYVPQTALSRVRARLPMISRNQGSISRSTYTLEEEVAPREEGRRSSAPVSNSGANSGGKIYYTLVKPIYSFSAGSLFFPIQRYGGARARSANPGQINLTYHGNDRPSLRFDAVSVQKNNLNRMCLYKLGPGVVAFKVVIDAFEASGMKYTASNELFNVIWAKRATTYILSHLGPYQKVNHFPGTWGIGRKDSLATNIQKMQRYFGLDNFNVIPMTFLLPKQRSQLEDYVNENPDSADDPLIFIVKPSASSCGRGIRLYRGMPPMPTGSKNAVCQRYVGNPMMIFGRKFDLRLYCVVTSFDPLRIYIFDEGLVRFAAQKYPGMDKDLDNVQKHLTNYSVNKTAELNRASRGKTYDSDDPLDIKWCLSDLREFLDKNVENGRRVWEKVLSSCDDVVIKAFLSIEHEVVERLRKECRNKTGRGCFELYGLDLMADDQYNVRLIEVNIMPSLATGTPLDKAVKSRMLAHLLTLIRVVPHQRDAPATNFQQEYGGASPPNYNKRYRFGRHPHKAGEMIRKSLLTRFNDPKEPESILSPAEHMMLLEAEEELACAGGFRRIFPRADNVLSYLPFFSHGVLRNNYLLASSVMMQEKKTA, encoded by the coding sequence ATGGCCGAACCCGTGCTTCCCCCTCCAAGAAACGTGGCCACATTTTACCCACAGGCGCTTACTTCCGTGCAGCGCGGAGGAGCTGAGGACACTGATATCCTGACACCTGAAACGACTTATTCATCGAGTGAGAGCCAGCGTATTGTCGTTGGCAAATTTGTGCCGGATCCGAATGATGATGACCCGTCTAACCCAAAGTATGTCCCGCAGACCGCCCTGTCGCGCGTCCGTGCCAGGCTCCCGATGATCTCCCGGAACCAGGGCAGTATATCGCGCTCCACGTACACACTGGAGGAAGAAGTAGCACCTCGAGAGGAGGGGCGGAGGAGTAGCGCCCCCGTATCCAACAGTGGAGCAAATTCTGGGGGTAAAATATATTATACACTCGTAAAACCAATTTACTCGTTCTCAGCAGGGAGTCTCTTCTTTCCCATTCAGCGATACGGCGGCGCGAGGGCGCGCAGCGCGAACCCTGGGCAGATCAACCTCACATACCACGGAAATGATCGCCCATCCCTTCGGTTTGATGCGGTGTCGGTTCAGAAGAATAACCTAAATCGGATGTGCCTTTATAAGCTCGGACCTGGAGTAGTGGCGTTCAAGGTTGTCATCGACGCGTTTGAGGCTTCAGGCATGAAGTACACAGCATCAAACGAGCTGTTTAACGTGATATGGGCAAAGCGGGCAACGACATATATTCTTTCCCATCTTGGCCCTTACCAAAAGGTTAATCACTTCCCTGGGACATGGGGTATTGGACGTAAAGATAGTTTGGCTACCAACATTCAAAAGATGCAGCGCTACTTTGGGCTTGACAACTTCAATGTTATCCCAATGACATTTCTTTTACCAAAGCAGCGTTCCCAGTTGGAGGACTACGTGAACGAAAATCCGGATAGTGCTGATGATCCACTAATCTTCATTGTAAAGCCCAGCGCTTCGAGTTGCGGTCGTGGAATTCGTTTGTATCGGGGTATGCCACCCATGCCGACAGGCTCCAAAaatgcggtatgccagcgGTATGTGGGAAACCCGATGATGATCTTCGGACGGAAGTTTGACCTACGGTTGTACTGCGTCGTTACATCATTTGATCCATTacgtatttatattttcgaTGAGGGCCTTGTTCGTTTTGCGGCGCAGAAGTACCCGGGAATGGACAAGGATTTGGACAATGTTCAGAAACATCTGACCAACTATTCCGTGAACAAAACCGCTGAGTTGAATCGGGCGAGCCGTGGTAAGACATACGACTCCGATGACCCATTAGATATTAAGTGGTGTCTCTCCGACTTGCGTGAGTTCTTAGACAAGAACGTAGAAAACGGTAGGAGGGTATGGGAAAAGGTTTTGAGTAGTTGCGATGACGTGGTAATAAAAGCTTTTCTCAGTATTGAACACGAGGTAGTTGAGCGGCTCCGCAAGGAGTGTCGCAACAAAACAGGGCGGGGGTGCTTTGAACTTTACGGCTTAGATTTAATGGCCGACGATCAGTACAACGTTCGTCTTATTGAGGTGAATATCATGCCGTCCCTGGCGACGGGAACACCTCTGGACAAGGCTGTCAAGTCGCGCATGCTCGCACATTTATTAACTCTTATTCGCGTCGTTCCACATCAACGTGATGCCCCTGCGACGAATTTCCAACAGGAATATGGAGGGGCGTCACCACCTAATTACAACAAACGGTACCGATTCGGACGTCATCCTCACAAGGCGGGGGAAATGATTCGGAAGTCACTTCTCACACGTTTCAACGACCCCAAAGAACCCGAGTCTATTCTGAGCCCTGCAGAACACATGATGCTTTTGGAAGCGGAAGAGGAACTGGCATGCGCCGGGGGATTCCGTCGGATATTTCCTCGAGCTGACAATGTGTTGTCTTACTTaccatttttttctcatgGGGTGCTCCGGAACAATTATCTTCTCGCATCAAGCGTTATGatgcaggaaaagaagacaGCGTGA